The following are encoded in a window of Gossypium raimondii isolate GPD5lz chromosome 13, ASM2569854v1, whole genome shotgun sequence genomic DNA:
- the LOC128036124 gene encoding uncharacterized mitochondrial protein AtMg00810-like: MREFLMAVEFVASKDDNSLFIQQEGPHFLYVLVYVDDIIVTGTNSLAIDSFVKDLDVHFSLKDLGHLNYFLGIKVTHTPHGNPIEDERLLRRIVGALQYVVIIRPNIAFSVNKVCQYMHKPLDTHFKVVKQISRYLQRTLEYTRNSKLLLEGYFDESWGSDIDDRRSTSGFCVFLGGNSISWSSKKQQVVLRSTAEAEY; this comes from the exons ATGCGAGAGTTCTTGATGGCTGTTGAATTTGTTGCATCTAAGGATGATAATTCTCTCTTCATTCAGCAAGAAGGGCCTCATTTTCTCTATGTCCTcgtatatgttgatgatataaTAGTCACTGGCACCAACTCTCTTGCTATTGATAGTTTTGTCAAGGATCTTGATGTTCATTTTTCCTTGAAAGACTTGGGCCACTTGAACTATTTTCTTGGAATCAAGGTAACACACACTCCGCATG GAAACCCAATAGAGGATGAACGTTTGTTGAGAAGAATTGTGGGTGCCTTACAATATGTAGTCATAATAAGGCCAAATATTGCCTTCTCGGTCAACAAGGTATGTCAGTATATGCACAAGCCTTTAGATACACATTTCAAGGTTGTCAAACAGATTTCAAGATACCTACAAAGGACACTAGAGTATACTCGTAATTCAAAACTTCTTCTCGAAGGCTATTTTGATGAGAGTTGGGGTTCAGACATTGATGACCGCCGATCTACTTCTGGCTTTTGTGTCTTTCTTGGTGGGAATTCGATTTCTTGGAGTTCCAAGAAGCAACAAGTGGTTTTGAGATCCACAGCAGAGGCCGAATATTGA